Proteins encoded together in one Jaculus jaculus isolate mJacJac1 chromosome 7, mJacJac1.mat.Y.cur, whole genome shotgun sequence window:
- the LOC123462350 gene encoding basic proline-rich protein-like, with product MHPPPKRSRGAGTPPSPSIPWAAAAALHPRRSSPRPPRPGEVPEGGGFPVRLGRELGPGIPRPKTPPKKSPQRASFPRRTAPRPGAGGGGGRPHPGAHLPPGAGQPAGRSRCPIPSTRGVFRLPPEAARARDRKFGRFPRTLCGRCPGAEGRSRGRREGSAPPTRGSAAAQELRPPSRPPPLGLPGPPAGQRPRSVTSPPSFLRRGPRAASRGPSRGPRDPARKQGRRCGAGRAHRGPAVPPRARQGYGPAHWRAEGPRAA from the coding sequence ATGCACCCGCCCCCAAAACGGAGCCGAGGAGCCGGCACGCcgccctctccctccatcccgTGGGCCGCAGCCGCCGCTCTTCACCCCCGCCGCTCCTCACCCCGGCCGCCACGGCCCGGAGAGGTGCCCGAGGGGGGCGGCTTCCCGGTCCGCCTCGGGCGCGAGCTCGGCCCCGGCATCCCCCGCccgaaaacccccccaaaaaagagccCGCAGCGGGCTTCCTTTCCCCGCAGGACCGCCCCCCGGCccggcgcggggggggggggtggccggCCGCACCCCGGAGCTCACCTGCCTCCCGGTGCAGGGCAGCCGGCCGGCCGCAGTCGGTGCCCGATTCCGTCCACACGCGGCGTCTTCCGGCTCCCACCGGAAGCGGCCCGGGCGCGGGACAGGAAGTTTGGCCGCTTCCCGCGAACTCTGTGCGGGCGCTGCCCGGGGGCGGAGGGCCGGAGCCGCGGCCGTCGGGAGGGCTCCGCGCCCCCCACGCGGGGCTCGGCGGCGGCCCAGGAACTGCggcccccctcccgccccccgcccctcGGCCTGCCCGGGCCGCCGGCGGGTCAGCGCCCGCGGTCCGTGACGTCACCGCCCTCCTTCCTGCGGCGGGGCCCGAGGGCGGCTTCCCGCGGGCCGAGCCGTGGTCCCCGCGACCCCGCGAGGAAGCAGGGACGCCGCTGCGGCGCTGGGAGAGCTCACCGAGGACCTGCCGTCCCGCCGCGCGCGAGACAGGGGTACGGACCCGCTCACTGGCGCGCAGAGGGGCCCCGGGCGGCCTGA